In Pseudomonas alcaliphila JAB1, a single window of DNA contains:
- a CDS encoding ATP-binding protein: protein MKLLTANEINDAYAQIEAVDEGRVGPNRANYLALSDADFELLLYSIYKERELPSAWYSNVRLMLTGADQGRDVWLTKDEQSVGLIQCKKVKAGFTRPDTLREVIKFLLNVVLEPALMPDPTGFRFILALASDPASTTADFFDAPQTWLAANDVELLRLVSDVIKTYEAFSMLKIEAVMPGIRTALKNLKYELLRPVDLDALLECIPAVRQRFFKVQLVVAVEDAKAMIKARFAAVGLVSKSSQIFTRADAEEDITRGSRSLADWPQMIWGQHIERPEFEYLIQRINQHPAGSTLVVGGAGTGKSALLAELYCALKARGQMVLAIKADMLSPEIVDFDDLAHDLGMSGDLEQELLSLAVEAPVVLIIDQLDAVSEVMDQSSQRMQVLLRLASRLQEAESQEGNKLPVHVIVSSRPFEAKFDARFRLLDADELLLSLPPFERISTLLGELGIDTTMVPDSLKETLRTPFALGLYVDLAKSGLSPADLTAANLLDRWLDKKLLAGAGRASCMAFLRQLAADMTRYESLWRPVAHYEPDNSEMLRWAESIGIVIREDACIGFSHQSWLDDFQAKTLRTAQGLADYAWSRQEGLFARGTILRGLEHMRRVDMASYEEAIRLLLPNPKTRRHLRHLVADFLASANDPSASDIVWIDWMARNDHALANRAFRQVSVRWPCWRSGVLPLLPFLLQDEKHRWNATMLLIREVAVDSSQVMDLVDRYWSDASHDGDVFSLFERSGIAIDRAIAHVRTIFNRTVLADWAISHYAKTLHENGNTQVALDLIALWAGLQPEDRHNGIKVYGVEKIAAAAPLYCAERLLPWFVGVVSRESGGGRPGYRYPQSISVPYHWKYDDGEGHLTRLVRSVLEESAVSNPLGVRALVATVVAVEIDEVQSLVADTLAANAAVFAEYALAFLLADQRRLHLGSDTFDDDRRVGHLICGWSSSNLIALIIPHLSLADIERMRDYIEAWEPWREELQEERDPAQRRQLLRWSDERRLRLLAELPVQVLTPRRRRQVKEWQVEQPTLQAKRGGRRMAQFVGSPMSHDQMAKASDDAIIKMLNVVNDHTGRHEHPKHWLKGGVTELSRAFAAFAKSLPDRALRIIPCFQPGIHEKVTGAAIRELSAVEAVDAQALKDLIWDAQSRGFSSTSFRHDVAHAMEELAKRLKGLDDCDIELLREWLQRDANVLAAETVRHAESNKSNRERNEKPDQRPEAMLFGRGGGMHFLPQRNFTLLSAIAAGYIHRDGVDCDGWLAELELHLTYPEDPEVWSAILMFRSHELWWADAARVGGLIEAIWRKFPAAFENAAVVQSLWRLRGRMHLSLQLEIVNFWLRHRDQKLRQIGGEFAAACQVVGDSDIGDEMGEIVKVVLAGSDIYARVGVLFAAAAGWREPDLDIRSRSHIYLISVASAVSGFEAHALSTALDRGERLPPDELTRALLASVAVNMDLLRESMGRLFVRSLQHLLLYPDFEMLVLEIAESAAELARTSPERTVGGMYDGEFIGLVIALQRSTIEIKTRAMTIYERLLDAEVHGAEDAAALALRR from the coding sequence ATGAAACTCTTAACAGCCAATGAGATTAATGACGCATATGCTCAAATCGAGGCTGTTGACGAGGGACGAGTAGGGCCGAATAGGGCAAATTACCTTGCACTGTCGGATGCTGATTTTGAACTCCTTCTGTACAGCATCTACAAGGAGCGCGAGCTTCCATCTGCTTGGTATAGCAATGTTCGCTTGATGCTCACAGGAGCAGATCAAGGGCGGGATGTTTGGCTCACGAAGGACGAGCAGTCAGTTGGGCTTATTCAATGCAAAAAGGTTAAGGCTGGTTTTACCCGGCCGGACACGCTCCGTGAGGTAATCAAGTTTCTTCTAAATGTCGTGCTTGAGCCGGCACTTATGCCGGATCCGACCGGTTTTCGATTTATTCTTGCCCTTGCTTCGGATCCTGCCAGCACTACGGCCGATTTTTTCGATGCGCCACAGACTTGGCTAGCTGCCAATGACGTAGAGCTTTTACGTCTGGTTTCCGATGTCATTAAAACGTATGAAGCATTCTCGATGCTGAAGATCGAGGCTGTCATGCCAGGCATTAGGACGGCCCTGAAGAACCTGAAATATGAGCTTCTTAGACCAGTCGACCTCGACGCGTTACTGGAGTGCATCCCTGCTGTCCGTCAGCGATTTTTCAAAGTTCAACTCGTCGTGGCTGTGGAGGATGCCAAGGCCATGATTAAGGCCAGGTTCGCTGCAGTTGGCTTGGTCTCAAAGAGTAGTCAAATATTCACCAGAGCTGATGCTGAGGAAGACATTACGCGTGGATCACGTAGCCTGGCCGACTGGCCTCAAATGATTTGGGGACAGCATATAGAGCGCCCAGAGTTCGAGTATCTAATCCAGCGGATCAATCAGCATCCAGCTGGTTCCACGCTAGTTGTCGGAGGAGCAGGGACAGGGAAGTCAGCACTTCTCGCGGAGTTGTATTGTGCCCTTAAAGCTCGCGGCCAAATGGTGTTGGCGATAAAGGCTGACATGCTCAGTCCTGAAATTGTGGATTTCGATGACCTCGCTCACGATCTTGGTATGTCAGGGGATCTCGAACAGGAGCTTCTCTCGCTGGCGGTTGAAGCTCCGGTTGTACTAATCATTGATCAGCTTGACGCGGTCAGTGAGGTGATGGATCAGAGTTCACAGCGCATGCAAGTTTTACTTCGACTTGCGTCTCGGCTGCAGGAGGCAGAGAGTCAAGAGGGCAATAAACTGCCCGTTCACGTCATCGTTTCTTCGCGACCTTTTGAGGCGAAGTTCGACGCTCGATTTAGGTTGCTTGATGCTGATGAGTTACTACTTTCCCTACCTCCGTTCGAGCGGATATCCACGCTACTCGGTGAGCTCGGTATCGACACTACGATGGTGCCGGATAGCCTCAAAGAGACGCTGCGCACACCTTTTGCTCTCGGGTTATACGTCGATCTTGCCAAGTCTGGTTTGAGTCCTGCTGATTTGACAGCAGCAAATTTGCTTGATCGATGGCTCGACAAAAAGCTACTCGCAGGTGCAGGACGAGCTTCGTGTATGGCGTTCTTGCGCCAGCTTGCAGCTGACATGACGCGGTATGAGAGTCTGTGGCGGCCGGTGGCTCACTATGAGCCGGATAACAGCGAAATGCTGCGTTGGGCTGAGTCGATTGGCATTGTCATTCGCGAAGATGCATGCATCGGATTCAGTCATCAGTCATGGCTCGATGATTTCCAGGCGAAGACGCTCCGAACTGCACAAGGGTTGGCTGATTATGCATGGAGTCGCCAGGAAGGATTATTTGCGCGAGGAACAATATTGCGCGGTCTTGAGCACATGCGAAGAGTTGATATGGCTTCCTATGAGGAGGCTATACGCTTGTTGCTACCAAACCCCAAGACACGCAGACACTTGCGCCATCTTGTGGCCGATTTTTTGGCCAGTGCTAATGATCCGAGTGCAAGTGATATTGTTTGGATCGATTGGATGGCGCGTAACGATCATGCACTTGCGAATCGGGCATTCAGGCAGGTATCGGTAAGATGGCCATGCTGGCGATCAGGGGTGCTGCCGCTCCTTCCTTTCCTTCTACAGGACGAAAAGCATCGCTGGAATGCGACCATGCTGCTCATTCGAGAAGTTGCTGTGGACTCGAGTCAAGTTATGGATCTGGTCGATCGCTATTGGTCGGATGCTTCACATGACGGAGACGTGTTTAGTCTCTTTGAGCGTTCTGGTATTGCGATCGACCGTGCAATCGCCCATGTCCGTACGATCTTTAATCGAACGGTGTTAGCAGATTGGGCGATATCCCATTACGCCAAGACTTTGCATGAGAATGGTAATACCCAGGTTGCTTTGGATCTCATCGCATTGTGGGCTGGGTTGCAGCCTGAGGACAGACACAATGGCATCAAGGTTTATGGTGTCGAGAAGATTGCCGCAGCTGCACCGCTCTATTGTGCCGAACGGCTCTTGCCTTGGTTCGTCGGAGTGGTATCGCGAGAGTCCGGTGGTGGGCGGCCTGGGTATCGTTATCCGCAATCGATATCTGTTCCATACCATTGGAAATATGATGATGGCGAAGGGCACCTGACGCGGCTCGTGCGGAGTGTGCTTGAAGAGTCAGCGGTTTCTAACCCGTTAGGCGTGCGTGCCTTGGTTGCGACTGTTGTTGCTGTCGAAATTGACGAAGTCCAGTCGCTAGTGGCTGATACTTTGGCGGCGAACGCGGCCGTATTTGCTGAGTATGCGCTCGCATTTCTCTTGGCCGATCAGCGGCGCCTTCATCTAGGTAGCGACACGTTCGACGATGATAGACGCGTCGGTCACCTGATCTGTGGCTGGTCTTCAAGCAATCTGATCGCTCTGATTATTCCTCACCTCTCTCTCGCTGATATTGAGCGGATGCGCGATTACATCGAGGCTTGGGAGCCTTGGAGGGAAGAGTTACAGGAAGAACGAGATCCTGCCCAGAGAAGGCAATTGCTCCGTTGGTCTGATGAGCGAAGGTTGCGTTTACTTGCCGAACTACCAGTACAAGTGCTGACGCCCCGTCGCCGTAGGCAAGTTAAGGAGTGGCAGGTCGAACAGCCTACGCTACAAGCAAAGCGTGGCGGTCGGAGGATGGCGCAGTTCGTTGGATCACCCATGAGCCACGATCAGATGGCGAAAGCCAGTGACGATGCGATTATCAAAATGCTCAATGTAGTCAATGACCATACTGGCCGTCATGAACACCCGAAACACTGGCTAAAAGGTGGTGTGACTGAGTTATCTCGGGCTTTTGCCGCATTTGCAAAGTCGCTTCCAGATCGTGCTCTTCGTATCATTCCGTGTTTCCAGCCAGGTATACACGAGAAAGTTACGGGCGCAGCTATTCGTGAATTGTCGGCAGTTGAAGCCGTTGACGCTCAGGCACTAAAAGATTTGATTTGGGATGCTCAATCTCGTGGTTTCTCGTCGACCAGTTTTCGCCACGATGTTGCCCACGCCATGGAGGAGCTCGCCAAACGCCTGAAAGGTCTTGATGACTGTGACATCGAGTTGCTCAGAGAGTGGCTGCAGCGCGATGCCAATGTATTGGCCGCTGAAACAGTACGTCATGCCGAGTCAAATAAATCCAATCGTGAGCGGAATGAGAAGCCAGATCAGCGCCCAGAGGCCATGCTATTTGGCCGGGGCGGCGGAATGCACTTTCTCCCCCAGCGTAATTTCACACTGCTGTCAGCGATTGCTGCTGGATATATCCATCGTGACGGTGTTGATTGTGATGGTTGGCTCGCGGAGCTGGAGCTACATCTCACTTATCCTGAAGATCCTGAGGTTTGGAGTGCCATCCTGATGTTCAGGTCGCACGAGCTCTGGTGGGCTGACGCTGCAAGAGTGGGCGGGCTGATTGAAGCGATTTGGCGAAAATTTCCTGCAGCCTTTGAAAATGCGGCTGTAGTCCAGTCGTTGTGGCGCCTACGGGGTCGCATGCATTTGAGTCTTCAGTTGGAGATAGTAAATTTTTGGCTCAGGCATAGAGATCAGAAGCTGAGGCAGATTGGCGGTGAGTTTGCCGCTGCGTGCCAGGTTGTTGGCGATTCTGATATCGGTGATGAGATGGGTGAGATTGTCAAGGTTGTGTTGGCTGGGAGTGACATCTATGCCCGCGTTGGTGTTTTGTTCGCCGCTGCAGCGGGATGGCGCGAACCTGATCTCGATATTCGAAGCCGCTCGCATATCTACCTTATTTCTGTGGCCAGTGCTGTCAGTGGATTCGAGGCTCATGCTCTATCTACAGCCTTAGATCGTGGCGAGCGATTACCTCCCGATGAGCTGACGAGAGCCCTGTTGGCTTCTGTTGCTGTAAATATGGATCTACTCAGAGAGTCGATGGGGCGGCTGTTTGTGCGCTCGCTTCAGCACCTGCTACTTTATCCAGACTTTGAAATGCTGGTGCTTGAAATAGCAGAGTCTGCAGCCGAGCTTGCACGTACATCGCCAGAAAGAACAGTTGGAGGAATGTACGATGGTGAGTTTATAGGGCTTGTGATTGCACTTCAGCGTTCAACGATAGAGATCAAAACTCGTGCGATGACAATCTATGAGCGCCTGCTTGACGCTGAGGTTCATGGTGCAGAAGATGCTGCAGCCTTAGCTTTGCGTCGGTGA
- the guaA gene encoding glutamine-hydrolyzing GMP synthase produces MAHDIHAHRILILDFGSQYTQLIARRVREIGVYCELHPWDMSDEDIRAFAPRGIILAGGPESVHEANSPRAPQAVFDLNVPVLGICYGMQTMAEQLGGKVEGSDLREFGYARVDVVGKSQLLAGIEDHVDADGVLGLDVWMSHGDKVTRLPEGFHILASTPSCPIAAMCDDTRHYYGVQFHPEVTHTKQGGRILSRFVLEISGCEALWTPANIVEDAIAAVRAQVGDANVLLGLSGGVDSSVVAALLHKAIGDQLTCVFVDNGLLRLHEGDQVMAMFAENMGVKVIRADAEEQFLGNLAGESDPEKKRKIIGRTFIDVFDAQASKLDNIQFLAQGTIYPDVIESAGAKSGKAHVIKSHHNVGGLPEEMNLKLVEPLRELFKDEVRKIGLELGLPYDMVYRHPFPGPGLGVRILGEVKKEYADILRRADHIFIEELRKADWYHKTSQAFVVFQPVKSVGVVGDGRRYAWVVALRAVETVDFMTARWAHLPYELLETVSGRIINEIEGISRVTYDVSSKPPATIEWE; encoded by the coding sequence ATGGCCCACGACATTCACGCCCACCGCATCCTCATTCTGGACTTCGGTTCCCAGTACACCCAGCTGATCGCCCGCCGTGTGCGCGAGATCGGTGTCTATTGCGAACTGCACCCCTGGGACATGAGCGACGAAGATATCCGCGCCTTCGCCCCGCGCGGCATCATCCTCGCCGGTGGCCCGGAGTCGGTGCACGAAGCCAATAGCCCGCGCGCACCGCAAGCGGTGTTCGACCTGAATGTGCCGGTGCTGGGCATCTGCTACGGCATGCAGACCATGGCCGAGCAGCTCGGTGGCAAGGTGGAAGGTTCCGATCTGCGTGAATTCGGCTACGCCCGTGTCGACGTAGTCGGCAAGAGCCAACTGCTGGCCGGCATCGAAGACCATGTCGACGCTGACGGTGTACTGGGCCTCGACGTGTGGATGAGCCACGGTGACAAGGTCACCCGCCTGCCGGAAGGCTTCCACATCCTCGCCAGCACCCCGAGCTGCCCGATCGCCGCCATGTGCGACGACACTCGCCACTATTACGGCGTGCAGTTCCACCCGGAAGTGACCCACACCAAGCAGGGCGGTCGCATCCTCTCGCGCTTCGTGCTGGAAATCAGCGGCTGTGAAGCCCTGTGGACCCCGGCCAACATCGTCGAAGACGCCATCGCCGCCGTGCGCGCCCAGGTCGGCGACGCCAACGTACTGCTCGGCCTGTCCGGCGGTGTCGACTCTTCTGTAGTCGCCGCCTTGCTGCACAAGGCCATCGGCGACCAGCTGACCTGCGTGTTCGTCGACAACGGCCTGCTGCGTCTGCACGAAGGCGACCAGGTAATGGCCATGTTCGCCGAGAACATGGGCGTCAAGGTGATCCGTGCCGATGCCGAAGAGCAGTTCCTCGGCAACCTGGCCGGCGAGTCCGACCCGGAGAAGAAGCGCAAGATCATCGGTCGCACCTTCATCGACGTGTTCGATGCGCAGGCCAGCAAGCTGGACAACATCCAGTTCCTCGCCCAGGGCACCATCTACCCGGATGTGATCGAGTCGGCTGGCGCCAAGAGCGGCAAGGCCCACGTGATCAAGAGCCACCACAACGTTGGCGGCCTGCCGGAGGAAATGAACCTCAAGCTGGTCGAACCGCTGCGTGAACTGTTCAAGGACGAAGTGCGCAAGATTGGCCTGGAGCTAGGGCTGCCCTACGACATGGTCTACCGCCACCCGTTCCCGGGCCCGGGCCTGGGCGTGCGCATTCTCGGTGAAGTGAAGAAGGAATACGCGGACATCCTGCGCCGCGCCGACCACATCTTCATCGAAGAGCTGCGCAAGGCCGACTGGTACCACAAGACCAGCCAGGCGTTCGTGGTGTTCCAGCCGGTGAAATCGGTGGGCGTGGTCGGTGACGGCCGTCGTTACGCCTGGGTCGTTGCCTTGCGCGCTGTGGAAACCGTGGACTTCATGACCGCTCGCTGGGCGCACCTGCCTTACGAGCTGCTGGAAACCGTCAGCGGACGTATCATCAACGAAATCGAAGGCATCTCCCGCGTCACTTACGACGTGTCGAGCAAGCCGCCAGCGACCATCGAGTGGGAGTGA
- the guaB gene encoding IMP dehydrogenase has translation MLRISQEALTFDDVLLIPGYSEVLPKDVSLKTRLTRGIELNIPLLSAAMDTVTEARLAIAMAQEGGIGIIHKNMTIEQQAAEVRKVKKFEAGVVKDPITIEADATVRDLFELTRLHNISGVPVLSNGDLVGIVTSRDVRFENRLDAKVREVMTPKERLVTVKEGAAKETVRELLHKHRIEKVLIVDDAFTLKGMMTVKDIEKAKAYPLASKDDQGRLRVGAAVGTGADTGDRVGALVNAGVDVIIVDTAHGHSKGVIDRVRWVKQTFPDVQVIGGNIATGAAAKALVEAGADGVKVGIGPGSICTTRIVAGVGVPQISAVANVAAALAGTGVPLIADGGIRFSGDLSKAIVAGASAVMIGSMLAGTEEAPGEVELFQGRSYKAYRGMGSLGAMAQAQGSSDRYFQDSSAGAEKLVPEGIEGRVPYKGAMSAIVHQLMGGLRASMGYTGCATIEEMRTKPEFVRITGAGMAESHVHDVQITKEAPNYRVG, from the coding sequence ATGCTGCGCATCAGCCAAGAAGCACTCACTTTCGACGACGTCCTGCTCATCCCCGGTTATTCCGAGGTGTTGCCCAAGGATGTCAGCCTGAAGACCCGCCTGACCCGCGGCATCGAACTGAACATCCCGCTGCTGTCCGCCGCCATGGACACCGTCACCGAAGCGCGCCTGGCCATCGCCATGGCCCAGGAAGGCGGCATCGGCATCATCCACAAGAACATGACCATCGAGCAGCAGGCTGCCGAAGTGCGCAAGGTCAAGAAATTCGAAGCCGGTGTGGTCAAGGACCCGATCACCATCGAGGCCGACGCTACCGTGCGCGACCTGTTCGAACTGACCCGCCTGCACAACATCTCCGGTGTGCCGGTGCTGTCCAACGGCGACCTGGTGGGTATCGTCACTTCCCGCGACGTGCGTTTCGAGAACCGCCTGGATGCCAAGGTGCGTGAGGTGATGACGCCGAAAGAACGCCTGGTCACCGTCAAGGAAGGCGCCGCCAAGGAAACCGTGCGCGAGCTGCTGCACAAGCACCGTATCGAGAAGGTGCTGATCGTCGATGATGCCTTCACCCTCAAGGGCATGATGACCGTCAAGGACATCGAGAAAGCCAAGGCCTACCCGCTGGCGAGCAAGGACGATCAAGGTCGTCTGCGCGTTGGCGCTGCCGTCGGCACGGGTGCCGACACCGGTGATCGCGTAGGCGCTCTGGTCAATGCCGGTGTGGATGTGATCATCGTCGACACCGCTCACGGCCACTCCAAGGGCGTGATCGACCGCGTGCGCTGGGTCAAGCAGACCTTCCCGGACGTCCAGGTGATCGGTGGCAACATCGCCACGGGCGCAGCTGCCAAGGCGCTGGTCGAAGCCGGCGCCGATGGCGTCAAGGTCGGCATCGGCCCAGGCTCGATCTGCACCACCCGTATCGTCGCTGGCGTCGGTGTGCCGCAGATCAGCGCCGTGGCCAACGTGGCCGCAGCACTGGCCGGCACTGGCGTACCGCTGATTGCTGACGGTGGCATCCGTTTCTCTGGCGATCTGTCCAAGGCCATCGTTGCCGGCGCTTCCGCCGTGATGATCGGCTCCATGCTGGCCGGTACCGAAGAAGCCCCGGGCGAAGTCGAACTGTTCCAGGGCCGTTCCTACAAGGCTTACCGCGGCATGGGCTCGCTGGGCGCAATGGCGCAGGCGCAGGGCTCTTCCGACCGTTACTTCCAGGACTCCTCGGCCGGCGCCGAGAAACTGGTGCCGGAAGGTATCGAAGGTCGTGTCCCCTACAAGGGCGCGATGAGTGCCATCGTTCACCAACTGATGGGCGGCCTGCGTGCCTCCATGGGCTACACCGGCTGCGCCACCATCGAAGAGATGCGTACCAAGCCGGAGTTCGTGCGCATTACCGGCGCCGGCATGGCCGAGTCGCACGTCCACGACGTGCAGATCACCAAGGAGGCGCCGAACTACCGCGTCGGCTAA
- a CDS encoding TonB-dependent siderophore receptor, producing MKSSRPSLSSQCAVLLTFCLLPAGQLLAQELELPSQEVVAKPTVEEDGYQAKRASTASKSSVALKDEAQSVQVVTPQTIEDFQVKSLDDAMKFVSGMTQSNTLAGTQDGFVKRGFGANADGSILRDGIRSSLSRNFSATTERVEVLKGPASLLYGALEPGGLINVISKKPQYQWGTQLSADSSSFGGGSLAVDVTGPIADSGLAFRLVAERQHEDYWRNFGEEEHSLIAPSLSWEGERLRLNIAYEYKEYSSPVDRGTVIINGKPAKVSYNDSFSERWSKAEGIDELLTATAEYQISADWSSRLTYGWNNERYDYAEARPNALNATTGALSRRSDGSEHDNQTQYLAWDWIGKATLFGQRHDLLIGADTERVDNFRGDTWRGPAVGGFNIYNPVYGNLAAPSLLNLSQSDRRDELHSRSLYVKDNWHLNEQWILVLGGRYQRFEQLVGQGRGALYKPTTDRQDTTFLPFGGLVFQLNDQLAFYGNYSRSFVPNASDTNTGQAFDPEEGRSYELGVKLDLPQGIGASLALFDIEKENVVVTNNSVSEAAGKVGSRGVELDITGRLSERWELLGSYAYTDTEILDDPANEGNELVNAARNVGSLYLVHHLHLPQELGQWRLGGGARYVGERAGDNANTFWLDSYTVADAFVSWDSQLLGEKTRLQLNVRNLFDERYYSSSGGNLRVAVGEPRELRLSASVEF from the coding sequence ATGAAATCTAGCCGTCCTTCCCTGAGCAGCCAATGTGCTGTTCTGCTTACCTTTTGCCTGCTTCCAGCCGGCCAACTGCTAGCCCAGGAACTGGAGCTGCCTAGCCAGGAAGTGGTCGCCAAGCCTACCGTCGAAGAAGACGGCTACCAGGCCAAGCGCGCCAGTACAGCGAGCAAATCCTCCGTTGCACTCAAGGATGAGGCCCAATCAGTGCAAGTGGTAACACCACAGACCATCGAGGACTTTCAGGTCAAGTCGCTGGACGATGCGATGAAGTTCGTCAGTGGCATGACCCAGAGCAACACACTGGCCGGTACTCAGGACGGTTTCGTCAAGCGCGGCTTTGGTGCCAACGCCGACGGGTCGATCCTCCGTGACGGCATTCGCTCCAGCCTCTCACGCAACTTCAGCGCCACCACCGAACGCGTGGAAGTGCTCAAGGGGCCGGCCTCACTGCTGTACGGCGCGCTGGAGCCGGGTGGCCTGATCAACGTCATCAGCAAGAAACCGCAGTACCAATGGGGCACGCAACTGAGCGCGGACAGCTCCAGCTTCGGCGGAGGCAGCCTGGCAGTCGACGTTACCGGCCCAATTGCCGACAGCGGCCTGGCCTTTCGCCTGGTTGCCGAGCGTCAGCACGAAGATTATTGGCGTAACTTCGGCGAAGAAGAGCACAGCCTGATCGCGCCCTCGCTGAGCTGGGAAGGCGAACGTCTGCGCCTCAACATCGCCTACGAATACAAGGAATACAGCAGCCCGGTGGATCGCGGCACGGTGATCATCAACGGCAAGCCGGCCAAGGTTTCCTATAACGACAGTTTCAGCGAGCGCTGGTCCAAGGCTGAAGGTATCGATGAACTGCTCACGGCTACTGCCGAGTACCAGATCAGCGCCGACTGGTCGAGCCGCCTCACCTATGGCTGGAACAACGAGCGCTACGACTATGCCGAAGCTCGCCCCAATGCTCTGAATGCCACCACAGGCGCGCTCAGCCGCCGCTCCGATGGTAGCGAGCATGACAACCAGACCCAATATCTGGCCTGGGACTGGATCGGCAAGGCCACGCTATTCGGTCAGCGCCATGATCTGCTGATTGGTGCAGACACAGAGCGCGTCGACAACTTTCGTGGCGATACCTGGCGCGGCCCGGCAGTCGGCGGCTTCAACATCTACAACCCGGTCTACGGCAATCTTGCCGCACCCTCCCTGCTCAATCTGTCACAGAGTGATCGCCGCGACGAATTGCATTCGCGCTCACTTTACGTGAAAGACAACTGGCACTTGAACGAGCAGTGGATTCTGGTGCTTGGCGGCCGTTACCAGCGCTTCGAGCAGTTGGTCGGGCAAGGTCGAGGGGCGCTGTACAAGCCGACTACCGACCGGCAAGACACCACCTTCCTGCCCTTCGGTGGCCTGGTCTTCCAACTGAACGACCAGCTGGCGTTCTACGGCAACTACAGCCGCTCCTTCGTGCCCAATGCCTCGGATACCAATACTGGCCAGGCATTCGATCCCGAAGAAGGTCGCAGCTACGAGCTGGGCGTGAAACTCGATCTGCCTCAGGGTATCGGCGCCAGTCTGGCGCTGTTCGATATCGAGAAGGAAAACGTCGTAGTCACCAACAATTCCGTATCGGAAGCCGCAGGCAAGGTCGGTTCGCGCGGCGTAGAGCTGGATATCACCGGCCGCCTCAGCGAGCGCTGGGAGCTGCTTGGCAGCTACGCCTACACCGATACGGAAATCCTCGATGACCCGGCCAACGAAGGCAACGAGCTGGTCAACGCCGCGCGCAATGTCGGCAGTCTCTACCTCGTCCATCATCTGCATCTGCCCCAGGAGTTGGGTCAGTGGCGACTGGGTGGCGGCGCCCGTTACGTCGGTGAGCGTGCCGGCGACAACGCCAACACATTCTGGCTGGACAGCTACACGGTGGCCGATGCCTTCGTCAGTTGGGACAGCCAACTGCTCGGCGAAAAGACCCGCCTGCAACTGAACGTACGCAACCTGTTCGACGAGCGTTACTACTCCTCCAGCGGCGGTAATCTACGCGTTGCAGTGGGCGAGCCACGCGAACTGCGTTTGTCGGCCAGTGTCGAGTTTTGA
- a CDS encoding sugar ABC transporter ATPase, with protein sequence MTAQLILVPQISTLPAHEQKAQAMLRWLVKREIVEALPTTCGQGGNGMAYAIGPGARRIAQRPDLLPYGQAHNGLEIITHRCIYMPTRGFLEEAGCAECRREVGVPLFDSLEVWWPGETDNFTCPECGHEDDINGFLFLQPCGFSNLGFIFNGWAEAGLRPAFVEEFGERLGFAVRQVRVDDPA encoded by the coding sequence ATGACCGCGCAACTGATCCTCGTCCCGCAGATATCCACGCTTCCCGCTCACGAGCAAAAGGCCCAGGCCATGCTGCGCTGGCTGGTCAAGCGGGAGATCGTCGAGGCGTTGCCGACCACCTGCGGCCAGGGCGGCAACGGCATGGCCTACGCCATCGGGCCGGGCGCTCGGCGTATCGCCCAGCGTCCCGATTTACTGCCCTATGGCCAGGCGCACAATGGTCTGGAGATCATTACCCACCGCTGCATCTATATGCCGACACGCGGCTTCCTCGAAGAAGCGGGCTGTGCCGAATGCCGCAGGGAAGTCGGCGTGCCGTTGTTCGACAGCCTGGAGGTATGGTGGCCAGGGGAAACCGACAATTTCACCTGCCCGGAATGCGGGCATGAAGATGACATCAACGGCTTCCTGTTCCTGCAGCCGTGCGGCTTTTCCAACCTGGGCTTCATCTTCAACGGCTGGGCTGAGGCTGGCCTGCGCCCGGCGTTCGTCGAAGAATTCGGCGAACGCCTAGGCTTTGCCGTGAGGCAGGTGCGGGTGGACGATCCGGCGTGA
- a CDS encoding multidrug/biocide efflux PACE transporter — MTQPLPRSLRERIGHALAFEGIAVLICAPAMAWFMDKPLLHLGVLTLMFSTVAMLWNMLFNYLFDRAQSRLGFERGLWARVSHALLFEVGLIVVLVPLAAWWLSIGLLEALLLDIVLILFFLPYTLAFNWVYDVLRARWVARREAQATAVICRGA; from the coding sequence ATGACTCAGCCCTTGCCGCGCTCCCTGCGTGAGCGCATCGGTCACGCCCTGGCCTTCGAAGGTATTGCCGTGCTTATCTGCGCGCCGGCCATGGCCTGGTTCATGGACAAACCGCTGCTGCACCTGGGTGTGCTGACCCTGATGTTCTCCACCGTGGCGATGCTGTGGAACATGCTGTTCAACTACCTGTTCGACCGCGCACAGAGTCGTCTGGGCTTCGAGCGCGGCTTGTGGGCGCGGGTCAGTCATGCGCTGCTGTTCGAGGTGGGGTTGATCGTCGTACTGGTGCCTCTGGCTGCCTGGTGGCTGTCGATTGGTCTGCTCGAGGCGTTGCTGCTGGATATCGTGCTGATCCTGTTCTTCCTGCCGTACACCCTGGCATTCAACTGGGTTTATGACGTGTTGCGTGCTCGCTGGGTGGCCCGCCGTGAAGCACAGGCGACTGCCGTGATTTGTCGCGGGGCTTGA